The following coding sequences lie in one Drosophila sulfurigaster albostrigata strain 15112-1811.04 chromosome 2R, ASM2355843v2, whole genome shotgun sequence genomic window:
- the LOC133838531 gene encoding uncharacterized PE-PGRS family protein PE_PGRS54 isoform X14 — translation MAFSTQKEFFHVPFMNESIDFECTDVCVKLKSYPSTNDDRSWSADEEKKSRFVSDLVSCNTPIFWRRGPEGGEPYDRPGGGPGGRGAGGPGGRGGPDDDYYDGRTGKPGQDGGRGGGRGKQGGRGGDGQDRGGGRPGRGRGQGAADGYGGRGQDQYGRGGPDQGRGPGVDGRSGKGRGQGHGPGGYGGTGKDQGGRGPSQGEGSGGYGGSGQDQRGRAPGQGPGGYGGPGQDYSGRGPGQGQGPGGYGGSGQDQGGRGPGQGPASGYGGPGQVQGERGQGLGPGGYGAPGQDQGGRGQGQGAGGPGQDQGGRGQGPGGYGAPGQDQGGRGQGQGAGGPGQDQGGRGQGPGGYGGPGQDQGGRGPGQGAGGPGQGPGGYGGPGQDQGGRGPGQGPASGYGSPGQDQGGRGQGQGPGGYGAPGQDQGGRGPGEGQGPGGYGGPGQDQGGRGPGQAQGPGGGPGQGQGPGSRGSYGGPGQDRDGRGPGQGQGPGGYGGPGQDQGGRGPGQGQGPGGYGGPGQDQGGRGPGQGQGPGGYGGPGQDQGGRGPGQGQGPGGYGGPGQDQGGRGPGQGRDGGGPGQGQGPGGYGGPGQDQGGRGLGQAQGPGGGPGQGQGPGRVVMAVRVRIGMGVDQVKDRDLVVMGVLAKIRVDEDQVKDRDLEVMGVLAKIRVDEDQVRTGPGGYGGPGQDLGWTRSRSGQGPGGYGGPGQDQGGRGPGQGQGPGGYGGPGQDQGGRGPGQGQGPGGYGGPGQDQGGRGPGQGRDGGGPGQGQGPGGYGGPGQDQGGRGLGQAQGPGGGSGQGQGPGSRGSYGGPGQDRDGRGPGQGQGPGGYGGPGQDQGGRGPGQGQGPGGYGGPGQDQGGRGPGQGRDGGGPGQGPGGFGGPGQDQGGRGLSQAQGRGGGPGQGQGPGSRGSYGGPGHDGDKRGQGQGQGQGGYGGPGQDQGVRGPGQGLGPGGYGGPGQDQGGRGPGQGRDGGGPGQGQGPGGYGSPGQDRGGRGPAQGTDFGGSGQGQGTGPYSGVDQVGRGPGQGRDGVGQGQGPGGFRSPGQEQGASRQGGPGQEQDRRGSRIGADKGPGQTDQGGRGSGQGRDGGPGARPGQGGPGPVQGQRGSRVAQDGQAPGRAQGPGAYGAQGYDQGRDGGAPGHGHGPTGFAGGPGQGQDPGGYGADQGGGPGGYGGGPGKQGGGPGGYGGGPGKQGGGPGGYGGGPGGPGDPRGSLGISDGNPLVGDALINAADETIENMKNVMAKNNLLPKEIIDELDRSTPPRVENAEIKRIMNQRYDPDKSRELRDKIVELEDSGKISPNDANGLYNLQRSIDDMNTAHEILEVENANLRRLIEKQSRRVSMETIKVDPERSNDVNYLQNKIDGMSKELLVLRQFEEDVMASGGPGSPGGTGRQQPPDLDVETIQQMLSERGGLRNKINTLGYLDKVGPLKKKKGDTDYAAGDLARNLEEQNQYIHDMECDIEEMQKYYETEVEQSKYNEELLKCTCNELQQQVIALQPAAQRCKCMQLEIDVLRNELRKRDLALNSYDCQYQQLMHKTKAFKKSGYRFLDELIESCDDSCLKSGIEENGDITC, via the exons ATGGCTTTCTCCACCCAAAAAGAGTTCTTTCATGTGCCTTTTATGAATGAGTCTATCGACTTTGAATGCACAGACGTATGCGTGAAGTTAAAAAGTTATCCATCGACAAACGATGATCGATCCTGGTCGGCTGATGAAGAGAAGAAATCACGATTTGTCTCGGACTTAGTGTCCTGCAATACACCCATATTTTGGCGCCGGGGCCCTGAAGGAGGAGAACCTTACGACAGACCTGGAGGCGGTCCAGGCGGCAGAGGCGCTGGTGGACCTGGAGGCAGAGGCGGACCTGACGATGACTATTATGACGGTAGGACGGGTAAGCCTGGTCAGGATGGTGGTAGGGGTGGAGGGAGGGGAAAGCAAGGCGGTAGAGGCGGGGATGGCCAGGATAGAGGTGGGGGAAGGCCAGGTCGGGGTAGAGGTCAAGGCGCAGCTGATGGCTACGGAGGTAGAGGACAGGATCAATACGGTCGCGGGGGACCTGATCAGGGCAGAGGCCCTGGTGTAGATGGGCGGTCAGGCAAAGGACGAGGGCAAGGACATGGTCCGGGGGGCTATGGAGGAACTGGGAAAGATCAAGGTGGACGTGGACCTAGTCAAGGAGAGGGATCGGGGGGTTATGGAGGCTCTGGCCAGGATCAACGTGGTCGGGCACCAGGACAAGGTCCAGGTGGATATGGAGGCCCTGGTCAGGATTATAGTGGACGCGGACCAGGTCAGGGACAAGGACCCGGGGGTTATGGAGGCTCTGGCCAGGATCAGGGTGGGCGAGGACCAGGTCAGGGACCAGCTTCTGGTTATGGGGGCCCTGGTCAAGTTCAGGGAGAGCGTGGTCAAGGCCTGGGACCAGGTGGTTATGGAGCTCCTGGCCAGGATCAGGGTGGACGGGGACAAGGACAGGGTGCAGGAGGTCCTGGCCAGGATCAGGGTGGTAGAGGCCAGGGACCAGGTGGTTATGGAGCTCCTGGCCAGGATCAGGGTGGACGGGGACAAGGACAGGGTGCAGGAGGTCCTGGCCAGGATCAGGGTGGTAGAGGCCAGGGACCAGGTGGTTATGGAGGCCCTGGCCAGGATCAGGGTGGACGGGGACCAGGACAGGGAGCAGGAG GTCCTGGCCAGGGACCAGGAGGGTATGGAGGGCCTGGCCAGGATCAGGGTGGCCGTGGACCGGGTCAGGGACCAGCTTCTGGATATGGGAGTCCTGGTCAAGATCAGGGTGGGCGAGGTCAAGGCCAGGGACCAGGTGGATATGGAGCCCCTGGCCAGGATCAGGGTGGACGAGGACCAGGTGAAGGACAGGGACCTGGTGGTTATGGTGGTCCTGGCCAAGATCAGGGTGGACGAGGACCAGGTCAGG CCCAGGGACCAGGAGGAGGTCCTGGTCAGGGACAAGGCCCTGGCAGTCGTGGTAGTTATGGCGGTCCGGGTCAGGATCGGGATGGGCGTGGACCAGGTCAAGGACAGGGACCTGGAGGTTATGGGGGTCCTGGCCAAGATCAGGGTGGACGAGGACCAGGTCAAGGACAGGGACCTGGAGGTTATGGTGGTCCTGGCCAAGATCAGGGTGGACGAGGACCAGGTCAAGGACAGGGACCTGGAGGTTATGGTGGTCCTGGCCAAGATCAAGGTGGACGAGGACCAGGTCAAGGACAGGGACCTGGTGGTTATGGTGGTCCTGGCCAAGATCAAGGTGGACGTGGACCAGGTCAGGGTAGAGACGGTGGAGGACCCGGTCAGGGACAGGGGCCTGGGGGCTATGGAGGACCGGGTCAGGATCAGGGTGGGCGGGGACTGGGACAAGCCCAGGGACCAGGAGGAGGTCCTGGTCAGGGACAAGGCCCTGGCAGGGTAGTTATGGCGGTCCGGGTCAGGATCGGGATGGGCGTGGACCAGGTCAAGGACAGGGACCTAGTGGTTATGGGGGTCCTGGCCAAGATCAGGGTGGACGAGGACCAGGTCAAGGACAGGGACCTGGAGGTTATGGGGGTCCTGGCCAAGATCAGGGTGGACGAGGACCAGGTCAGGACAGGACCTGGTGGTTATGGGGGTCCTGGCCAAGATCTGGGGTGGACGAGGTCCAGGTCAGGACAGGGACCTGGAGGTTATGGTGGTCCTGGCCAAGATCAGGGTGGACGAGGACCAGGTCAAGGACAGGGACCTGGAGGTTATGGTGGTCCTGGCCAAGATCAAGGTGGACGAGGACCAGGTCAAGGACAGGGACCTGGTGGTTATGGTGGTCCTGGCCAAGATCAAGGTGGACGAGGACCAGGTCAGGGTAGAGACGGTGGAGGACCCGGTCAGGGACAGGGGCCTGGGGGCTATGGAGGACCGGGTCAGGATCAGGGTGGGCGGGGACTGGGTCAAGCCCAGGGACCAGGAGGAGGTTCTGGTCAGGGACAAGGCCCTGGCAGTCGTGGTAGTTATGGCGGTCCGGGTCAGGATCGGGATGGGCGTGGACCAGGTCAAGGACAGGGACCTGGAGGTTATGGGGGTCCTGGCCAAGATCAGGGTGGACGAGGACCAGGTCAAGGACAGGGACCTGGGGGTTATGGTGGTCCTGGCCAAGATCAAGGTGGACGAGGACCAGGTCAGGGTAGAGACGGTGGAGGACCCGGACAGGGGCCTGGGGGCTTTGGAGGACCGGGTCAGGATCAGGGTGGGCGGGGACTGAGTCAAGCCCAGGGACGAGGTGGAGGTCCTGGACAGGGACAAGGACCTGGAAGTCGTGGTAGCTATGGTGGGCCAGGCCATGATGGAGATAAGCGAGGCCAAGGTCAGGGTCAGGGCCAAGGTGGCTATGGAGGTCCCGGACAGGATCAGGGTGTACGTGGACCAGGTCAGGGACTGGGACCTGGTGGTTATGGAGGTCCTGGCCAAGATCAAGGTGGACGAGGACCAGGTCAGGGTAGAGATGGTGGGGGCCCCGGACAGGGACAAGGGCCAGGCGGCTATGGAAGTCCAGGTCAGGATCGCGGCGGGCGTGGTCCGGCTCAAGGAACAGACTTTGGAGGATCGGGTCAGGGGCAAGGAACAGGGCCATACAGTGGAGTAGACCAGGTTGGACGTGGGCCGGGACAAGGGCGAGATGGAGTCGGTCAAGGCCAGGGTCCAGGGGGCTTTAGAAGTCCCGGCCAAGAGCAGGGTGCAAGTCGACAAGGCGGTCCAGGACAAGAACAGGACCGACGTGGGTCACGTATTGGAGCCGATAAGGGACCAGGTCAGACAGATCAGGGTGGCCGTGGGTCAGGTCAAGGACGAGACGGTGGACCAGGTGCAAGACCGGGCCAAGGTGGTCCCGGTCCAGTGCAGGGGCAACGTGGATCTCGTGTTGCACAAGACGGACAAGCACCAGGTCGGGCACAGGGCCCCGGTGCTTATGGAGCACAAGGTTACGACCAAGGCCGCGATGGTGGAGCTCCAGGGCATGGTCATGGGCCAACTGGATTTGCTGGAGGTCCAGGTCAAGGGCAAGATCCGGGGGGTTATGGAGCCGACCAGGGAGGAGGACCTGGAGGATATGGTGGTGGCCCAGGAAAACAAGGTGGTGGTCCAGGAGGTTATGGTGGTGGCCCAGGAAAACAAGGGGGTGGTCCTGGAGGTTATGGTGGTGGCCCAGGTGGCCCTGGTGATCCTCGAGGAAGTCTTGGCATCTCTGATGGAAATCCGTTGGTCGGTGATGCTTTAATCAATGCTGCTGACGAGACAATTGAGAATATGAAGAACGTAATGGCTAAAAACAATTTACTACCAAAAGAAATTATCGACGAACTGGATAGATCAACACCACCCAGGGTAGAAAATGCCGAGATAAAGCGAATTATGAATCAACGTTACGATCCGGACAAAAGTAGGGAACTTAGAGATAAGATCGTCGAACTTGAAGACTCTGGGAAGATCAGCCCCAATGATGCAAACGGACTCTACAATCTGCAAAGATCTATTGATGATATGAACACAGCTCATGAGATTCTAGAAGTGGAAAATGCAAATCTGCGACGTCTCATTGAGAAGCAGTCCAGGCGCGTATCAATGGAGACCATTAAAGTCGATCCTGAGAGAAGCAATGACGTTAACTacttgcaaaataaaatcgatGGCATGAGTAAAGAACTTTTGGTGCTGCGACAATTTGAAGAAGATGTTATGGCATCTGGCGGGCCTGGTAGTCCTGGCGGCACTGGCAGGCAACAACCTCCTGATTTGGACGTCGAAACTATTCAACAAATGTTATCGGAGCGAGGCGGATTACGCAACAAAATTAACACGCTAGGTTATCTTGATAAGGTTGGTCcattgaagaagaaaaagggTGATACCGATTATGCTGCCGGAGACCTAGCACGAAATCTTGAAGaacaaaatcaatatattCATGATATGGAATGCGACATTgaagaaatgcaaaagtattaCGAAACCGAAGTGGAACAATCCAAATATAATGAGGAATTGCTTAAg TGCACCTGTAATGAGCTACAACAGCAAGTGATTGCTCTCCAACCTGCGGCTCAGCGTTGTAAGTGCATGCAATTGGAGATCGACGTGCTCCGCAATGAACTCCGTAAACGAGATCTTGCTTTGAATTCTTACGATTGCCAGTACCAACAGTTAATg CATAAAACGAAAGCTTTCAAGAAATCCGGGTATCGTTTCCTTGATGAGTTAATTGAAAGTTGCGATGATAGTTGTCTCAAATCTGGGATTGAGGAAAACGGAGATATTACATGTTAA